TGGGGCGGCCCGCGGCCGATAACCTTCGTGGTCATGGCGTCGGCGCGCCGTGCGCCTAAGATGACCGGCATGGGGACCGCGCTCCCCACCCCAGCGGCCGCGTCGACGGTGTCCGCGGCGCGGCCGTTCACCGCGGCGCCGAGCGCGCGCCAGCCGTTCGGCGACCACCTGCGCTACTGGCGCCGGCACCGTCGGCTGACCCAGCTCGACCTCGCGCACGAGGCCAATGTTTCGACCCGGCACCTGAGCTTCGTCGAGACCGGCCGCGCCAGCCCGAGCCGCGAGATGGTGCTGCGGCTGTCGCAGCGACTGGAGATCCCGCTGCGCGCGCGCAATGCGCTGCTGGTCGCAGCCGGGTTTGCGCCGATGTACCACGCACGGGCGCTGGACGACCCGGCGCTCGCCGCCGCGCAGGGCGCGGTCGCGCTGGTACTGGAGGCCCATGCACCCTGCCCCGCGCTCGCGGTGGACCGGCACTGGAACCTGGTGAGCCACAACCGCACCGTGCCGCTGCTGCTCGCTGGCGCCGACGCCGATCTGTTGCAGCCGCCGGTGAACGTGCTGCGGCTGGCGCTGCATCCGCGCGGCCTGGCGCCGCGCATCGCGAACCTCGGCGACTGGCGCGCGCATCTGCTCGAGCGCGTGCGCCGGCAGATTGGCGCCTCGGCCGACCCGGCGCTGGCCGCGCTGCTGCAGGAACTGGAGGCCTACCCCGACCCGGACGACGCCGCGGACAAACCGGTCGATGCGCCGCTGGATTCGGCCGGCATCGTGGTGCCGCTGAAGCTGCGCACCGAGGCCGGGCTGCTCAGCTTCATCAGCACGACGACGGTGTTCGGCACCCCGGTCGAGGTCACGCTGCAGGAGCTCGCGCTGGAGACCTTCTTCCCGGCCGACCCGGCGACCGCAGATGTGCTGCGGCGCTGGGCCTAGCGCAGAATATTGAAGAAATCAGCTAAAAGCCAACGTTGCACCTACACATTTCGCTATTTATTTTGTAGCGCTCGACGTACCGGAGGTCGACGGGGATGGACCGAACAGGCCGGGGCCCGGATGCTCCTTCATGTTCTCGGCCACGGCCGCCTGTTGCGGATTGTGGCAATCGTCGGCCAGACGCTGGCCGAGCTTCTCGTTGAGCAGCATCGACTTGCCCGGCAACTGCAGCCAGACCGCGCCGGTCTTCGGGTCTTCGAGCCGGACCGCGCCGGTCGCGGTCGTCACCGGCGACAGGCGATAGTGGGCCTTCTTGAACTGCAGATCGAAGCGGCCGGGCGATTGCGGATCGGCGGTCATCGTGACCGATTCGCCCAACTCGCACGGCAGCTTGCCGGTGTACACATGCTGCGCGACCGCGAGTTCGGCCGGCGTCAGCGCGGCCTCTGCCGCCTCGATCCCGGCGGCCGCGTT
This genomic interval from Burkholderiaceae bacterium contains the following:
- a CDS encoding Transcriptional regulator, Xre family, whose protein sequence is MTGMGTALPTPAAASTVSAARPFTAAPSARQPFGDHLRYWRRHRRLTQLDLAHEANVSTRHLSFVETGRASPSREMVLRLSQRLEIPLRARNALLVAAGFAPMYHARALDDPALAAAQGAVALVLEAHAPCPALAVDRHWNLVSHNRTVPLLLAGADADLLQPPVNVLRLALHPRGLAPRIANLGDWRAHLLERVRRQIGASADPALAALLQELEAYPDPDDAADKPVDAPLDSAGIVVPLKLRTEAGLLSFISTTTVFGTPVEVTLQELALETFFPADPATADVLRRWA